Proteins co-encoded in one Nicotiana sylvestris chromosome 7, ASM39365v2, whole genome shotgun sequence genomic window:
- the LOC104239958 gene encoding adenylyltransferase and sulfurtransferase MOCS3 gives MDSNGAEASRIREEIESLKANKRNIEQQISALEAQLNQLEVNQVEEGEVNSNALCTSPLSNGELGNSNGLSPDMIYRYSRHLLLPSFGVQGQANLLKSSVLVIGAGGLGSPALLYLAACGVGRIGIVDHDVVELNNLQRQIIHTEAYIGKSKVESAAAACRSINSSTQIVEHKEAFHTSNALEIVSKYDVVVDATDNAPSRYMINDCCVVLGKPLISGAALGLEGQLTVYNYNGGPCYRCLFPTPPPTNACQRCADSGVLGVVPGVIGCLQALEAIKVSSLVGEPLSGRMLLFDALSGRIRIVKIRGRSLQCEACGEHPVLTRQTFPDFDYEKFTQTPLSTGPLKLNLLSQDARISSKEYNERVTKGEAHVLIDVRPAHHYKIVSLPNSINIPLSTLEGRLSEISAALEKEADKETLDGGSGASLYMICRRGNDSQRAVQLLHKAGFTSAKDIIGGLESWAHNVDPKFPTY, from the exons ATGGATTCCAATGGTGCTGAAGCATCTCGTATTCGCGAGGAAATCGAGTCTCTAAAGGCTAACAAGAGAAATATAGAGCAACAAATTTCAGCTCTCGAAGCTCAACTTAATCAACTTGAAGTAAATCAGGTTGAAGAAGGAGAAGTCAATTCCAATGCTCTATGTACTTCGCCGCTTTCTAACGGAGAGTTAGGGAATTCAAATGGTCTATCGCCCGATATGATTTATAGATACAGTCGCCACCTATTGCTTCCTTCATTTGGCGTTCAAG GTCAGGCGAATCTATTGAAATCTTCAGTTTTGGTTATTGGAGCTGGAGGTCTAGGATCACCTGCTCTATTATATCTTGCTGCCTGTGGAGTTG GTCGAATAGGTATCGTTGATCATGATGTAGTGGAACTTAACAATCTGCAAAGGCAG ATAATTCATACTGAAGCATATATTGGAAAGTCAAAAGTAGAGTCAGCTGCTGCTGCCTGTCGCTC GATCAACTCCTCCACTCAGATTGTGGAGCACAAAGAAGCATTCCACACGTCCAATGCTTTAGAGATCGTAAGCAA ATATGATGTGGTAGTAGATGCAACAGACAATGCTCCAAGCCGCTACATGATCAATGATTGCTGCGTTGTGCTTGGGAAG CCTCTTATATCTGGAGCTGCTCTAGGACTAGAAGGGCAG CTGACAGTCTACAATTACAATGGAGGTCCATGCTATCGATGCCTGTTTCCAACTCCTCCACCCACAAATGCATGTCAGAGATGTGCTGACAGTGGAGTACTGGGAGTTG TTCCAGGTGTTATTGGTTGTCTTCAAGCCCTGGAGGCCATAAAAGTTTCTAGCTTGGTTGGAGAACCACTCTCTGGGAGGATGCTTCTTTTCGATGCCCTGTCAGGCCGGATTCGTATT GTCAAAATTCGTGGAAGGTCATTGCAGTGCGAAGCTTGTGGAGAACATCCAGTATTGACAAGGCAGACATTTCCGGATTTTGACTATGAAAAATTTACTCAAACTCCACTATCCACG GGTCCATTGAAGTTGAACCTTCTTTCACAGGATGCTCGAATCAGCAGCAAAGAGTACAATGAGAGAGTGACGAAAGGTGAAGCACATGTATTAATAGATGTTCGACCAGCTCATCACTATAAGATTGTTTCACTTCCCAACTCTATCAACATCCCTCTATCCACGTTGGAAGGCAGGTTGTCTGAAATATCTGCTGCCTTGGAAAAAGAGGCAGATAAAGAGACGCTCGACGGTGGTTCCGGTGCTTCTCtatatatgatatgcagaagagGTAATGATTCACAAAGGGCTGTTCAATTGCTTCACAAGGCGGGTTTCACTTCAGCAAAGGATATAATAGGGGGCTTAGAGTCGTGGGCGCACAATGTGGATCCAAAGTTCCCCACATACTAA